In the Leguminivora glycinivorella isolate SPB_JAAS2020 chromosome 14, LegGlyc_1.1, whole genome shotgun sequence genome, one interval contains:
- the LOC125233342 gene encoding Down syndrome cell adhesion molecule-like protein Dscam2 isoform X1: MSGHTISWQRQDAGGSWSAVAGEGMVRGGALVLPNARAHHAARYACFPGSESTPRIMVRLVVYEPLVVTISPNPLMLGTGGSGHLNCSVTGGRGGGVTLSWQHEARPLHAPQSRLTLGPVHSHHAGLYQCTAHDHFDSAVAGAELIIADRPPRLVSTFSEAVTRIGQSVALRCAATGIPPPRILWTLDDRPLPSAPDKYSVNTRAESLSGGEEGTIVSTLSVTIRTADEGGRYGCNATNSRGSQAHHARLNVFGPPNIRYLSSIHVKADTDVVLHCPYSGYPIKEVVWRREDGSIVEAAMESNDEKGMLKLSTVRSSTAGSYTCEVRAESGELARRTVRVEVHKPPKIAPFQFPEELEVGGSTQATCSLISGDKPIQFTWHKDNLPIPSILKVEQKNMDFFSILIIQELTSAHSGDYTCKASNEFGAVSHTASLNVKESPTWVWRAQNTSVSAGASLLLPCSAKGQPAPRVSWEYSLDGENWRHVLFGQSEATDSDGGSIMSDGTVWLKAATPEHEGWYRCVARAQHASIHHTFYLDVREPPKLSRGGSGGETRWVVRGSTARLLCVVSGEPEIHVHWTHDSRPLALHGAGGIETRDTGNGGKISEITITHSGPEHAGEYRCLARNLYGNNELVYRLYVKERPNVPEEVRISEVWSRRARVTWRIARGALVSHYSLQYRALNRELTVPLDTPLTGLLENWDSPEVLNLTLANSDLLHVSSEGPGRAGASVSGLSPDTRYALRLAAFNDVGASAYTSPLHFTTREEAPGGAPREITVRALRARELHITWQPPPRESWHGALLGYTIRWWVSEEGKGTLNDSPGSESGASADATSTTLRGLKPATRYGVTVRAYNAAGTGPVSPPHYRHTLESPPTGGPEGLSCKSNGPTSLRAAWRPPAADARGGVITHYTLQFTRYDADPLLPTQDAYLRVQGVEATISRLTPYAEYEIRVRAHNAAGDGPLSAPQVCRTDEDVPSAPGGMKLVALAERSLRASWLPPPEPNGRLTQYILYVKDLSGSQEPNATRVNACTEGEGVYTECMRTLRGLRAGRTYEAWVRAATSAGEGPPSTTVACQTSALAPARISSFGDVAVGAAGGSLSLKCVVGGTPPPIKRWLRGGSPLHPRSPFHLDGDALLIRGLELSHADNYTCVAENPHGSDSATWRVVVLRPPAPPTLALLEARSRELELDMRPAPRAPGHALPKSYSLHWRLAAPEGEWRILAASPGPMTLPNLRCGSAYRAYGSAGGPPGTEIAVRTTGGPPVAPPDSRWIRVNSTHARFDTSSWTDGGCGPVALKLEWAGSGVAGARDVPVGGEVILGGLTPGSRYRVAARASNEAGWTREVYEFTTSPAEGGYAEEVDAPFPATAGELALLLALCAALSLAALTILAILLRRKRSDGGVPRVTTSAEKQTCGTYRAPPHQTPKLPPDPPGVYEISPYATFAGPAAGDSRAYTLQLRALARHDDDAAPPARPPCCDEETCVDACDVQRRRRRRRHYCTDHGNYNGCSQDSGS; this comes from the exons ATGAGTGGGCACACTATTAG TTGGCAGCGGCAGGACGCGGGGGGCTCGTGGTCGGCGGTGGCGGGGGAGGGGATGGTGCGGGGCGGGGCGCTGGTGCTGCCCAATGCGCGCGCGCACCACGCGGCGCGGTACGCCTGCTTTCCTGGCTCGGAATCCACTCCTAGAATCATGGTCCGGCTCGTGGTGTACGAGCCTCTGGTTGTGACTATATCTCCTAACCCTTTG ATGTTAGGAACAGGTGGTAGTGGACACTTGAACTGTTCCGTTACTGGTGGCCGGGGTGGTGGGGTCACTCTTAGTTGGCAACACGAAGCGAGACCTCTCCATGCGCCTCAGTCTCGACTGACCCTTGGCCCAGTTCACTCTCATCACGCAGGATTATACCAATGTACTGCTCATGATCACTTCGATTCTGCTGTGGCAGGAGCTGAGCTGATCATTGCTG ATAGACCACCCCGGTTGGTGTCTACGTTCAGCGAAGCGGTTACTAGAATTGGTCAAAGTGTAGCGCTAAGATGCGCGGCTACTGGCATTCCTCCACCTCGAATACTCTGGACATTGGATGATAGACCCCTTCCTTCAGCGCCAGACAA ATATAGTGTAAATACAAGAGCAGAAAGTTTATCTGGCGGTGAAGAAGGCACAATTGTATCAACCCTGAGTGTTACCATACGAACTGCCGATGAGGGTGGCAGATATGGATGTAACGCAACCAACTCCCGAGGCTCACAAGCCCATCATGCAAGACTGAATGTATTTG GTCCTCCAAATATTAGATATTTATCGTCCATACATGTTAAAGCTGATACGGATGTGGTTTTACATTGTCCGTATTCTGGTTATCCAATAAA ggaAGTGGTTTGGCGACGGGAAGATGGTTCCATAGTTGAAGCTGCTATGGAATCGAATGATGAGAAAGGAATGCTAAAACTATCTACTGTTCGAAGTAGCACTGCAGGAAGCTACACTTGTGAAGTGCGTGCTGAAAGTGGGGAACTTGCCAGAAGAACTGTAAGGGTTGAGGTTCATA AACCACCCAAAATTGCACCTTTTCAATTTCCCGAAGAGCTAGAAGTTGGTGGTAGTACGCAAGCAACATGTAGTTTAATTTCTGGAGACAAACCCATTCAATTCACATGGCACAAGGACAACCTACCCATTCCTTCAATATTAAAG GTGGAACAAAAGAACATGGACTTCTTTTCTATATTAATCATACAGGAGCTCACATCGGCACACAGTGGAGATTACACATGTAAAGCATCCAATGAGTTTGGTGCTGTTAGCCATACTGCATCGCTTAATGTCAAAG AGTCACCGACGTGGGTATGGCGAGCACAGAATACTTCGGTGTCAGCTGGGGCTTCCCTCTTATTGCCTTGTTCAGCAAAAGGACAACCGGCACCACGAGTTTCATGGGAATATTCTTTGG ATGGTGAAAACTGGCGTCATGTCTTATTTGGTCAGTCGGAGGCTACTGACTCTGACGGAGGGTCCATCATGTCTGATGGAACAGTGTGGCTCAAGGCTGCCACTCCGGAGCACGAGGGCTGGTACCGATGCGTGGCGCGCGCGCAGCACGCCTCTATACACCACACTTTCTACTTGGACGTTAGAG aACCACCAAAACTTAGTAGAGGTGGAAGTGGTGGAGAAACTCGATGGGTGGTGAGAGGCTCAACAGCGAGGCTGCTGTGTGTTGTAAGCGGAGAACCCGAGATACACGTGCATTGGACGCATGACTCCCGGCCTTTGGCATTACA CGGCGCCGGTGGCATCGAAACCAGAGACACTGGTAATGGCGGCAAAATATCAGAGATAACGATAACGCACTCCGGTCCGGAGCACGCGGGGGAGTACCGGTGTCTCGCGAGGAATCTCTACGGGAATAACGAGTTGGTGTACCGGTTGTATGTTAAAG AACGTCCGAATGTTCCCGAAGAGGTTCGCATATCAGAAGTATGGTCACGACGAGCGCGAGTCACCTGGAGGATAGCTCGCGGAGCCCTAGTGTCTCACTATTCGCTGCAGTACAGAGCGCTGAACCGCGAGTTGACTGTGCCGTTGGACACGCCACTGACAGGGTTACTGGAAAACTGGGACTCGCCCGAAGTACTTAACCTGACTTTGGCAAACTCAGATTTACTCCATGTGTC GTCGGAAGGGCCCGGTCGAGCCGGTGCGTCCGTGTCGGGATTGTCGCCGGACACCCGATACGCGCTCCGTCTTGCCGCCTTCAACGATGTTGGAGCCTCCGCGTACACCTCTCCGCTGCACTTCACTACGAGAGAGGAAG CTCCCGGCGGAGCGCCGCGAGAGATCACCGTGCGGGCCCTGCGGGCGCGAGAACTACACATCACTTGGCAG CCGCCACCCAGAGAATCATGGCACGGCGCGCTCCTAGGCTACACCATCCGCTGGTGGGTCTCCGAAGAAGGCAAAGGAACGTTGAACGACAGCCCGGGATCCGAGAGCGGGGCAAGTGCAGATGCTACAAGTACGACTCTGAGAGGGTTGAAGCCTGCTACGCGATATGGGGTCACAGTGAGGGCATATAATGCGGCTGGCACTGGGCCTGTGTCACCACCACATTATCGACATACATTAGAATCGC CTCCGACGGGAGGTCCCGAGGGTCTGAGCTGCAAATCAAACGGGCCGACGTCGCTACGAGCCGCGTGGCGTCCGCCCGCCGCGGACGCCAGAGGCGGCGTCATCACACACTATACGCTGCAGTTCACGAGATACGATGCTGACCCGCTACTGCCCACTCAGGACGCGTATTTACGGGTTCAG GGTGTAGAAGCCACAATATCCCGGCTGACACCTTACGCCGAGTACGAAATAAGGGTGCGCGCACACAACGCGGCTGGCGACGGACCGCTGTCAGCGCCGCAAGTGTGCAGGACGGACGAAGATG tgccgagtgctcctgggggtATGAAGCTGGTAGCGTTGGCCGAGCGGTCACTGCGGGCGTCCTGGCTTCCTCCCCCAGAACCTAACGGGAGACTGACGCAGTACATACTCTATGTGAAGGACTTGTCAGG ATCACAAGAGCCAAATGCAACTAGAGTAAACGCCTGTACGGAGGGCGAGGGCGTTTACACAGAATGCATGAGGACCCTTCGGGGTCTTCGCGCCGGACGAACTTATGAGGCTTGGGTACGAGCTGCCACCAGCGCAGGCGAAGGCCCGCCTTCCACCACCGTCGCCTGTCAGACTAGTGCCTTAG ctCCTGCCAGGATTTCTTCCTTTGGAGATGTAGCAGTTGGAGCTGCAGGTGGATCTTTGTCACTAAAATGCGTAGTTGGAGGGACTCCACCACCAATTAAACGTTGGTTAAGAGGTGGCAGTCCTCTTCACCCACGATCGCCGTTCCATCTGGATGGGGACGCATTACTGATTAGAG GCTTGGAACTGTCTCACGCTGATAACTACACGTGTGTTGCCGAAAACCCTCACGGTTCGGATTCAGCTACGTGGAGAGTGGTAGTGCTACGGCCGCCGGCACCGCCAACTCTCGCTTTGCTTGAAGCTCGCTCCAGAGAACTAGAGCTTGATATGCGACCAGCCCCAAGGGCTCCTGGGCACGCACTACCTAAATCTTATTCTTTACACTGGAGGCTTGCTGCTCCCGAG GGAGAATGGAGGATATTAGCCGCCAGCCCTGGTCCAATGACGTTACCAAACCTTCGCTGTGGCTCAGCTTACCGGGCATATGGGTCCGCGGGCGGACCGCCCGGTACTGAGATAGCGGTTCGCACCACCGGAGGGCCACCGGTTGCCCCTCCTGATTCCAGGTGGATTAGAGTGAACTCCACACACGCGAGGTTCGATACGAGCAGTTGGACGGACGGGGGTTGTGGGCCCGTGGCGTTGAAGTTGGAGTGGGCTGGATCTGGTGTGGCTGGTGCAAGGGATGTGCCTGTTGGAGGCGAAGTTATTCTGGGAG GTTTAACGCCTGGCTCGAGATATCGCGTAGCAGCCCGCGCGTCAAACGAGGCGGGCTGGACGCGAGAAGTGTACGAGTTCACCACGAGCCCGGCCGAAGGTGGCTACGCGGAGGAGGTAGACGCTCCATTCCCCGCCACGGCGGGAGAACTAGCTTTGTTGCTAGCCCTCTGTGCGGCCCTCTCACTGGCTGCATTGACCATTTTAGCTATTCTTTTGAGGCGGAAAAG GAGTGACGGCGGCGTGCCGCGAGTGACCACCAGCGCGGAGAAGCAGACTTGCGGCACGTACCGAGCGCCGCCGCACCAGACGCCCAAGCTACCGCCCGACCCACCAG GTGTGTACGAGATAAGTCCGTACGCGACGTTCGCGGGCCCGGCGGCGGGCGACTCTCGCGCGTACACGCTGCAGCTGCGCGCGTTGGCGCGACACGACGATgacgccgcgccgcccgcgcgcccgcCGTGCTGCGACG AAGAGACATGCGTAGACGCGTGCGACGTGcagcgccgccgccggcgccgtCGCCACTACTGCACCGATCATGGCAATTACAATG